A single Pseudoalteromonas rubra DNA region contains:
- the nudB gene encoding dihydroneopterin triphosphate diphosphatase has translation MTLRHPHSVLVIIYNSHNEFLLLQRADDPDFWQSVTGGIDPGEAPIETAYRELLEETGINAKALGLSIQDHQKCNQYTIREQWRHRYIAGANINTEYVFSICVPANCDVQLAPGEHLAYRWLTQQRAAEQAWSSSNSQEILSIKLA, from the coding sequence ATGACACTCAGACACCCCCACTCCGTACTCGTCATCATTTATAACAGCCACAATGAATTCTTACTGTTGCAACGTGCCGATGACCCTGATTTCTGGCAATCCGTTACGGGTGGAATTGACCCCGGAGAAGCGCCCATTGAAACCGCATACAGAGAACTACTAGAAGAAACCGGTATTAACGCCAAAGCACTTGGGCTGAGTATTCAGGACCATCAAAAATGCAATCAATACACCATCAGAGAGCAATGGCGGCATAGGTATATAGCGGGTGCGAATATTAACACTGAGTATGTATTTAGTATCTGCGTGCCGGCAAACTGTGACGTGCAGCTCGCACCTGGGGAACACCTGGCTTATCGCTGGCTCACCCAGCAACGTGCTGCTGAGCAAGCCTGGTCAAGCAGCAACAGCCAGGAAATTTTGTCTATTAAGCTGGCTTAA